One Rosa chinensis cultivar Old Blush chromosome 5, RchiOBHm-V2, whole genome shotgun sequence genomic region harbors:
- the LOC112164198 gene encoding uncharacterized protein LOC112164198 yields MCKIFPSSLTGSASTWFQDLKPHSIPDFDTLSRAFISQYFCNRKQKKDKATLFSTKQKPGEKVGKFFERFTAEMRHVNCDPQFAAIAFREGFLLGTPLCESLLRDPPKDMDDIITRVQGEIIIEKAKEAREAQLTAVVTSREVEWNNTKNDIQIDKGGKPQDYPLEEWFTIHPVTIYKRHSHEGIFEKPPPPQPEASDEVERSRYCPLHETRGHRIYKCQGVRPAIVTAMKAGKLLQYKMI; encoded by the coding sequence ATGTGCAAGATCTTCCCTTCCAGTCTCACGGGGTCGGCGTCGACATGGTTTCAAGACCTCAAGCCGCATTCCATACCAGATTTCGACACATTGAGCCGCGCTTTCATTTCACAATACTTTTGCAATCGCAAACAAAAGAAGGACAAGGCAACTCTTTTCAGTACCAAGCAGAAGCCGGGGGAAAAGGTAGGGAAATTTTTTGAAAGATTTACAGCTGAAATGCGCCATGTTAATTGTGATCCCCAATTCGCCGCGATCGCCTTCCGAGAAGGATTTCTTTTGGGGACCCCATTATGCGAAAGTTTGCTGCGTGATCCGCCAAAGGACATGGACGACATCATTACAAGGGTTCAGGGGGAGATCATAattgaaaaagccaaagaagcaCGCGAAGCCCAACTCACTGCCGTTGTCACCTCGAGAGAAGTTGAATGGAATAACACAAAGAATGACATTCAGATTGATAAAGGAGGGAAGCCTCAAGATTATCCCCTTGAAGAATGGTTTACGATTCACCCCGTGACCATATACAAAAGACACAGTCATGAAGGAATATTTGaaaagcccccccccccccaaccagAGGCTAGTGACGAGGTTGAAAGAAGTCGATATTGCCCGCTCCACGAGACAAGGGGGCACAGAATATATAAGTGTCAGGGAGTGCGACCAGCAATCGTTACAGCAATGAAGGCTGGTAAACTCCTTCAGTATAAAATGATATAA